The genomic stretch CCGTCGTCGGCAGGCACAAACCAGCAAAGAGCGACAACACAATTATATATTTTTTATTCATAACGTATTATTTTACTTTATACCTTTTGATTGTTCATTATTAAAGGGGTTACCATCCGGCATTCTGTACCAAACCGTAATTCTTGTTCACTTCCGTAATAGGGAACGGTTGTAAGTACCACTTCGGATCAAAACCATCTTTCCACCAAATACGGGTGTCAGTGATTTGGAAGCGTTCGAAGTCGAAGTGTGACGGTTCGTAGAAGTTAGGATCGTCTTCCTCCAAGCCTTTGTTGAAAGACTTATTGTACCACTGTTCTTCGGAACGTACCCAATCATTACCATTCTTCACCAAACGATAAATACGCAAGCCGTGAAGCGGACGTTCCAACAAGTCGGCACGCTTATAACGGATCAAGTCGAAGTAGCGTTCGTTTTGGAAAGCCAATTCGCAAGCACGTTCACGCATGATTTCCGCCAGCAGATTTTCTTTGTTAGATGTCAGGTCCTTATCGGGATTGCATTCCACCAGTCCTTTCAGACCCACGCGAGCACGTACGGCATCCACGTAATCGATGGCTTCCGTGAAACTACCTCTGGTCTGCACGATGGCCTCCGCGTATGTCAAATAGATGTCGCTCAACATGATGGCATTCCACTGCGGGAACTTCCTGTTCATGACACTACCTACCAGATATTTCAGCATACGGTAACCGGTGGCATATATCCCTGAATTGGTTTTCGGATCTTGTTTGGCATTAGTACCACCTACCCAAGTTTCCCAGTTATTACCGCTGGCACGTCCGTCACCCCAGTTCACGGCTTGGCGTGCACCGTTTACCACTGCGGTTTCATACAGACGAGGGTCGCGGGTATAGCGGATATTCTGCAACTGTTGTTTGCCTTTCACGGTATCGCCTTGAATGAACATATTGTCCAATCGGCCTTCTTTCTCCGCTTTTTCCCAATCGAACGGAGTACCGTCTGCCCAAGGGAACATCTCGACGTATTCTTGCGTAGGACAATAGGCGTAGCGACCATTGGTTTTGCTACCATCTACCGCAGAGCCAAATCCCAAATTGAACCAGCCATAATCATTACCACTGGCATTTTTACTACGGCGGACACTATGCAGAATTTCAGTACTGTTTTCCAGAATGTAGCCGCTACGGTAGGCATAACGGTAATCCTCCTGCGTATTTCCGGCCGGTTTTATCAACTGATAATGCCCCTGGCTTCTCATTTGTGTAAAGAAATCATCGCATGCGCCTTTCAGTTTCGTCCACAGTTCGGGTTTGCTGCCACCATACCAAGCGCAGGTATCAGCTTCATTTTCCAGCGTATATTTGCCTTGATAATAAGGTTGCAAATCATTGAACAAAGGAGACGCGGCGAAAGCCAGCACCTTACACTTCAACGCCATAGCACCCGCCAAAGTCCAGTGGCCTGTTTCCGACTGTGCTTCCGCACCGGTGTAAGCCCACGGCAATGCTTTGTTGGCGAT from Bacteroides intestinalis DSM 17393 encodes the following:
- a CDS encoding RagB/SusD family nutrient uptake outer membrane protein — protein: MKLNIKYIIGVAAVATLGMVSCTDEIKFGNAFLEKAPGGTVTADEVFSNPEYTRNFLASIYSTQYYNLPTNSTNAAPQCQNYWKGMPDALGDDFHLFFNNTTVFSKYYAGALSSAIDDKKNGNIYPYTNEFIWENVRHSWMLIERINEVPDMSDAEKARIADEARCLLAYTYFIAFRWYGGLPIIRQSFIGSESSYDLPRRSVESTVNFMLELLDTAIANKALPWAYTGAEAQSETGHWTLAGAMALKCKVLAFAASPLFNDLQPYYQGKYTLENEADTCAWYGGSKPELWTKLKGACDDFFTQMRSQGHYQLIKPAGNTQEDYRYAYRSGYILENSTEILHSVRRSKNASGNDYGWFNLGFGSAVDGSKTNGRYAYCPTQEYVEMFPWADGTPFDWEKAEKEGRLDNMFIQGDTVKGKQQLQNIRYTRDPRLYETAVVNGARQAVNWGDGRASGNNWETWVGGTNAKQDPKTNSGIYATGYRMLKYLVGSVMNRKFPQWNAIMLSDIYLTYAEAIVQTRGSFTEAIDYVDAVRARVGLKGLVECNPDKDLTSNKENLLAEIMRERACELAFQNERYFDLIRYKRADLLERPLHGLRIYRLVKNGNDWVRSEEQWYNKSFNKGLEEDDPNFYEPSHFDFERFQITDTRIWWKDGFDPKWYLQPFPITEVNKNYGLVQNAGW